Genomic DNA from Cloeon dipterum chromosome 3, ieCloDipt1.1, whole genome shotgun sequence:
AAGATGGAAGCCTGCATCTCCTGCCCAGTTACTCCACTGTACATTCGTTCTGTGCCGTAATAGCTGtatccagctgaaaaattattaatacaaGTTGTAatgttttcattcaaataatacaaatttaagtagagttttacagaaaatttgtttatctaAATATTGGGCATGATTATCAAGCAGCGACCATCAATTTTGTCTCTTCTAGTAAAAACACGATTTATATCACACTTAAGGGAATTTTACcaaactttgcaaaaaaactgGATAAAATTTGACGAGAGGGACCGACATAAAgcgaaaaaatgacaaaaacagtttaatttttcaagaaaaaaattaattgaacaatGCGccatgagaaaaattaaattcgcttACGCATTAAACGCCAAGCCTTAAAGaggaaatacaatttttgaattattggaCAGAtttgagagcaaaaattttaattgaagtctTGTAAATTACAGTTATTTAAATtcgtgaaaattcaaatcagggttctattttgaaaaaccgcaaatAGGCGGACGCGCCTCACCGAAGGGCGTCGATTGGTACCATAAGTGGTGccgtccggcccatagggccaccaaaaaccaaagtttgaaatgtcacgTCAAATAtcgcgttattttttttttacttcatacCTTCGACAAGCATCTTGCCAAAATAATCAATAGCCGTATCCTCCTCTGAAAATCGGAAAGGTGTTGCATCATGAACCCTTCCATGCACAGCAGCTGACTTTCCAGCCATCAGCTCAATCATCATAGCTGCAAGCGAAAATTTGTGTCACACAGTTTCcttcaactaaaaaataataaggcCGTACCAATTGTCATTCGAGATGGGAAACCGTGGGGGTTGAAAACAATGTCTGGCGTGAGACCTGACTCGGTGAAGGGAAGATCCTCCGTGGGCCACTTCCTACTGCAGATGCCCTTTTGACCTGCCCTGCTGGCGAATTTATCGCCGACAGTTGGGTTACGCTATTAAGAAGAACATTGTAACAAAAGTGTGGTTGGTTAATTTTGGTATGCATACAGGCACTCTAAGAGTGATGCACACTCGAGATGTTGGAGGAACTCGTGTTGAAGTTTGAGGAGTTCCACACAGGCGGACATTGTCGACCAAGACGTCTTCTTTACTGTGGTGGCGGTGAACTCTGAAGGCACCAGTAGCAGAATCATATGTGCTACAGATTAccaattagttttaattttggtccaTTATGGAATGAAACTTACCAAGCAATAGGGTCACCTTCCTGAAGGTGGCAGCCGACAAAAGGAAGACCATCAGAGTCGAGAAATTCGCACAAATCTTTGTTGCTAGGATCGATTGCGAACACATTGTTCTAGAAAGGAAATTAGTTTTGGTAAATAACAAAGAAAGCTCAAAACATACAGGTGGGCAGTCGATGAACTCTGATTTATAGATGGTGCCATGTCCTAGGCCTCGCTCGTAGGAGGATTTGTTGATGATCATTGCGTCTTCCATGTCATAACCCTGAATGATAAGTCAATTAATGTATTGCTCAGTGCTGACAAACATTAACTCACCGTGTAAGAAATTACGGCTACGATGGCATTCAAACCCATAGCGTTGTTGTCCAGATTCACAGCGTCATAGTGAGCGGTGCGGAAAAGGGGTGCCGACGGTGTCAACAGCCTGTACAATTTGGTTTCCGACTGTAGGTGCCACGTGTGCGTTGGATTGCCCATGGATTGCTTACCCATctgcaaaacaataaaatttacagtcaATATTATGCAAGAAGTAGCTAAAAGCTGTTCTCCCAAAAATTCGCCCCTACTATATAGGTCATTTTGAAGCCTAAAGTCTGCAACCAAAATTTCAGACAAACCTGCGGACCCCTGACGATTCAGTAATTATTAgtgctttgaattttgaaatgactGACCTGACACTGGTACATGTTTCGGGGACTCTGGTTGCAGTCAGGCATTGGGATCAAATTGGCGAGAGTGCTGAGGAAGGCTGTGGGTGAAAGTTCAAGGTGCGTAGCTTTGCTGTCCATCACCTCCGTGGGCCTGACGGCCACCTGCAGCCGCACCTGCTCCAGGGAGCCCAACAACTCAACGCGGCGAGTCGGGATGTGCAGCACTTTGCGCACAAATCGGGCAGCATTGGAAAAGATGTACAAGCCAGGATATTGCCCGCGAACGCCCTCTTCCTCCTCGATGAAACAGATCTCGAGACCCTGGCCCAATCTGGCCCCTGCAATCTTGAGCAGGCGCAATGTATTCACCATCTTGGCAGCTTTCTCGCGCTTCACAACGCCAACAACGCGGCCGTCAACATGTACAAAGTAATGCTTGTTGGCGACAGGATGTCTTTCAATCGCGTCCAAGCCTAGGGAAGAGAGGATTTCAGGCAGCTCGTGGATCTCCTCAGGACGGGTAGAGATGCGACAATATTTGGACAAGTGGTTCAGCAATCCGCAAGGAGTTCCGTCAGGAGTGTGAACAGGACAGATGAAACCTGAACAGGAAACACGTTGCATGTAGTAAAATCTAAGACACTATTTTATATagaaataaatccaaaataatGAGAGAGAACTGACCCCAAGCATCTGGAAGCAACTGTCGTGCGTCTGTCGTTCTCATCTCTTGGAAGAAGGAGCCTCTGTGAATGGCCCGAAAATGAGACATGTACCTCATTCGgttaatattttcagcaaCAATTGTGAGCCCTTTAAGAGATAATTAGATATTAAATCTGTGTAACTCTATCAACTCGTTGTGTACCTTTATCCTGCATGAGTCCCAATCCCGAGTTGGATGTGATGTTCCCTGTGGCCAAAAAATTCGAAAGCGCATTTTCAAATGTACCACATCTTCTGATGCACTGGTCAAGTTCATCTAGAAAAAATCATTACAAAAAAACGACTAGATTACAAGGGACAACATACCGGTGGTGAACGCGTACAGTGAACCTTTAATTTTAGACCTTTTTGTGATGTTTGACTTAAGAGAAATCAACCACCTCTCTAGTT
This window encodes:
- the RpI135 gene encoding DNA-directed RNA polymerase I subunit RPA2, with the translated sequence MEDHVEPTLRHLTSATFGPPPEEANPVLEALGTPHVDSFNWMLSEGLGLIVKHLKPQQMELPNGHGRLSFTVTDLNISRPAIYNSVLPIKSTKILPSECRQRGETYKGLLTAKLHCLLDGEPRQSVQLNLGEVPVMLKSQACHLSDMSPRELVKVGEEEDCWGGYFIVKGHERLVRMLISTRRNFPIALKRGTWRNRGPLFSDQGVLMRSVSEDLRSVNNVAHFILDGSCKFMFSHEKTLFFAPVSIIMRATTERTDVEIYSNLLHGAEGDQYYQGCIRTNLREAHSENVHTKEEALAFLGQNFREKLRRLPTWYTDVEIGRYIIEQCICIHVDKYEDKFECVCEMVRKLYAFVQNRIKAESVDTVMMQEALLGGHLYMQVLADKLERWLISLKSNITKRSKIKGSLYAFTTDELDQCIRRCGTFENALSNFLATGNITSNSGLGLMQDKGLTIVAENINRMRYMSHFRAIHRGSFFQEMRTTDARQLLPDAWGFICPVHTPDGTPCGLLNHLSKYCRISTRPEEIHELPEILSSLGLDAIERHPVANKHYFVHVDGRVVGVVKREKAAKMVNTLRLLKIAGARLGQGLEICFIEEEEGVRGQYPGLYIFSNAARFVRKVLHIPTRRVELLGSLEQVRLQVAVRPTEVMDSKATHLELSPTAFLSTLANLIPMPDCNQSPRNMYQCQMGKQSMGNPTHTWHLQSETKLYRLLTPSAPLFRTAHYDAVNLDNNAMGLNAIVAVISYTGYDMEDAMIINKSSYERGLGHGTIYKSEFIDCPPNNVFAIDPSNKDLCEFLDSDGLPFVGCHLQEGDPIACTYDSATGAFRVHRHHSKEDVLVDNVRLCGTPQTSTRVPPTSRVCITLRVPRNPTVGDKFASRAGQKGICSRKWPTEDLPFTESGLTPDIVFNPHGFPSRMTIAMMIELMAGKSAAVHGRVHDATPFRFSEEDTAIDYFGKMLVEAGYSYYGTERMYSGVTGQEMQASIFFGVCYYQRLRHMVSDKWQVRSVGAVDPVMRQPVKGRRRGGGVRFGEMERDSIISHGAAFLLQDRLYHCSDRSQTTCCVQCGSILSVCLLPSKEGVPESLQCMVCGPESDIRNVELPHSLRYLAAQLASVNIGLKFGLTR